One candidate division WOR-3 bacterium DNA window includes the following coding sequences:
- the mltG gene encoding endolytic transglycosylase MltG, giving the protein MKKIFFLFTAFFILFLCWLQPLNLGQKEINIPKNATAKEVADILSREHIIINSYEFLFWLKILRKENHIRSGRHQLAIYKNPVYVIYKLIKGGRSDITITIPEGLIIEEIADILYKKNAIQSKAKFISLCKDRNFIKSLGLNLRSLEGYLFPDTYSFEENVDEAKIIKKMVDNFETKIKNITDIPLDSIQNTVILASIVEKEAKYNEERAIIARVFLNRLKLHRPLESCATVIYAYKLKNPDTVITYLREKDLKYDSPYNTYLYPNLPPGPICSPGLSSLKAALYPADVDYLYFVARGDGYHHFSKTYKEHLTAKEYYNAKK; this is encoded by the coding sequence ATGAAAAAAATCTTTTTTTTATTTACAGCATTCTTTATTTTATTTTTGTGCTGGCTCCAGCCACTTAATCTTGGACAAAAAGAAATTAATATACCAAAAAATGCCACTGCGAAAGAAGTGGCCGATATTCTTTCAAGAGAACATATTATCATTAATTCTTATGAATTTTTATTCTGGCTTAAGATTCTCAGAAAAGAAAATCATATCCGTTCAGGAAGGCATCAATTAGCTATTTACAAAAATCCAGTCTATGTAATATATAAACTCATTAAAGGAGGGAGGAGCGATATTACAATCACAATCCCTGAAGGACTTATAATAGAGGAGATTGCTGATATTTTGTATAAAAAGAATGCTATTCAAAGCAAGGCAAAATTTATTTCCCTGTGTAAGGACAGAAATTTCATAAAAAGCCTTGGGCTTAATCTACGAAGTCTCGAAGGTTACCTTTTTCCCGATACATATTCATTTGAAGAAAATGTTGATGAAGCAAAAATAATAAAAAAAATGGTTGATAATTTTGAAACAAAAATTAAAAACATTACCGATATTCCATTGGATTCTATTCAAAATACTGTAATACTCGCATCCATTGTTGAAAAAGAAGCAAAATATAATGAAGAAAGGGCAATCATTGCCCGGGTATTTTTAAATAGACTCAAACTCCATCGCCCACTTGAATCCTGTGCGACTGTAATTTATGCCTATAAATTAAAGAATCCAGATACAGTGATAACCTATCTCAGAGAAAAAGATTTAAAATATGATTCGCCTTACAATACCTATCTATATCCTAATTTGCCACCCGGACCAATATGTTCACCGGGTCTTAGTTCATTAAAGGCAGCATTATATCCAGCAGATGTGGACTATCTTTATTTCGTTGCCCGGGGGGATGGTTACCACCATTTCTCAAAGACCTATAAGGAACATCTGACCGCAAAGGAGTATTATAATGCTAAGAAATGA
- the ruvX gene encoding Holliday junction resolvase RuvX — MKIMAIDYGKIHIGIALTDPLGIIAQPYLTIRYKSYKELIKRLKFICEENNVGLILIGNPLLLDGKDSAMSDEIKRFVTRLKKSLNIEVQLWDERYTSRLAAKLLKDFGIKNKNLDQISASLMLEEYLRQKENVSAEC; from the coding sequence ATGAAGATTATGGCGATTGATTATGGAAAAATACATATCGGAATTGCCCTTACGGATCCACTTGGTATTATTGCCCAGCCCTATTTGACGATTCGCTATAAATCATATAAGGAACTTATCAAACGACTTAAGTTTATTTGTGAAGAAAATAATGTTGGATTGATTCTTATAGGAAATCCATTGCTTCTGGATGGTAAAGATAGTGCTATGTCTGATGAAATCAAGAGATTTGTTACAAGATTAAAAAAATCTTTAAATATTGAAGTTCAATTATGGGATGAAAGATATACAAGCCGGCTCGCAGCAAAATTATTAAAAGATTTTGGGATTAAAAACAAAAATCTTGATCAGATTTCTGCTTCTTTAATGCTTGAGGAGTATTTGCGACAAAAGGAAAATGTTTCGGCAGAATGTTAG
- a CDS encoding DUF2723 domain-containing protein, with protein MNIIEKNLKAILIIIVMIIAGFIYLFTVAPTLSFWDCGEFITSAYTLAIPHPPGTPFYVILGRVWLMVIGFFATIFPISKEVAWHMNLLAIFFSLGSVFLIYKIILKILTLSKSGLNNNGIWAGFIATLGIPFYFSIWWNAVETEVYAPGSFVFVLINYLILLWYESVKKNQPDNKYLLLSFYLIFLATGIQLVPFLMVIPIYVFVYLINPHILRDRLFLLLGIFQIVIFLYMFLLPDNLLKPALAILILILLISVVFSMGKNVTANNRTFFWVGVFSILIGLSSELYLPIRSRILTEFYKDKRITEKYLKGENIAPRINMNEPGESFSAFFGVLHRSQYGGQKILPRQTQVKGAGIIEGVYHQIALYIRYLSWQIAPEYLNGFLRFFLLLIFYLLVINGILELYKSEQRIFVFLMLILFFVSIGIVGYLNLKFSPSDANPAHQPREVRERDYFFHTSFLYIGLLIAFGILGLFERIKKLKIQNLLIPILTLYSILPAFFNFTLNSRYKNFIPRDYGYNLLISCAPNAIIFTNGDNDTFPLWFVQEVLGVRRDVIVANLSLINTDWYIRHLKYWGVPISFDNTTIKKICEQGYFVSEDRKIMFVKDIMIRDILAMNAGKMLNPQDYFVKAESFAEKVLKNYQGKRPIYFSSTVDYENYTGFEPYLKIEGIVYRVTGDSIPFPRNMNIDRTKELFYQTYRYTGFFSPQKYEALAKILYDFEKRKNEGEFFGYEAIKDQNTVNLYYNYAIALIYLGFLLRDYNNFDGALNAWRFGLLFESLGKESWKLYFNLGMLFNQLNQTDSADYYFSRIDKKESQIFAQIGESFRQNRDYHRAIKYFKEALRINARNPSAYNGLIDTYLDLNDTDSAIKLLEEWLRFNPDDTGARRLLNTLKNPQ; from the coding sequence ATGAATATTATTGAAAAAAATTTAAAGGCAATTCTTATTATAATTGTAATGATAATTGCCGGCTTTATATATCTTTTCACGGTTGCACCAACACTTTCTTTCTGGGATTGCGGAGAATTTATTACCTCTGCCTACACCCTGGCAATACCCCATCCACCAGGCACGCCATTTTATGTGATATTGGGTAGGGTTTGGTTGATGGTGATAGGTTTTTTTGCTACGATTTTTCCGATATCTAAAGAGGTCGCCTGGCATATGAATCTTCTGGCAATATTCTTTTCTCTCGGTTCAGTATTTTTGATTTACAAAATTATATTAAAGATATTGACATTAAGTAAATCGGGTTTGAATAATAATGGTATATGGGCAGGATTTATTGCGACGCTTGGTATCCCTTTCTATTTTTCAATCTGGTGGAATGCGGTTGAAACCGAGGTCTATGCACCGGGGAGCTTTGTCTTTGTTCTAATAAATTATCTTATATTGCTCTGGTATGAGAGTGTGAAGAAAAATCAACCGGATAATAAATATCTCTTATTGAGTTTTTATCTCATATTTCTTGCCACAGGTATACAACTTGTTCCATTCTTGATGGTTATTCCAATATATGTGTTTGTTTATCTGATCAATCCTCATATTCTTAGGGACAGACTATTTTTGTTGCTTGGCATTTTTCAGATTGTTATATTCTTATATATGTTTTTACTACCTGATAATCTCCTTAAACCAGCACTGGCTATTTTGATTTTGATACTATTGATTTCAGTGGTATTTTCAATGGGTAAAAATGTAACGGCAAATAATCGAACTTTCTTCTGGGTTGGTGTCTTTTCTATTCTAATAGGATTGAGTTCGGAATTGTATCTACCAATAAGGTCAAGGATTTTGACTGAATTTTATAAAGATAAAAGAATTACCGAAAAATATCTTAAAGGTGAGAATATCGCCCCTCGTATTAATATGAATGAACCAGGTGAATCATTCTCTGCCTTTTTTGGTGTGCTCCATCGTTCGCAATATGGAGGGCAGAAGATATTGCCACGACAAACCCAGGTCAAAGGTGCTGGTATAATAGAAGGTGTTTATCATCAAATTGCCCTTTATATCCGTTATCTTTCCTGGCAGATTGCACCGGAATATTTAAATGGCTTTTTACGCTTTTTTCTACTTTTGATATTTTATCTTTTAGTCATAAACGGTATATTAGAATTATATAAAAGTGAGCAGAGGATATTTGTATTCTTAATGTTAATACTCTTTTTTGTCTCTATCGGGATAGTTGGGTATCTCAATTTAAAATTTTCTCCTTCAGATGCAAACCCTGCTCATCAACCCAGGGAAGTTAGGGAGCGTGATTATTTTTTCCATACAAGTTTTTTATATATCGGACTTTTGATTGCCTTTGGAATTTTAGGACTTTTTGAAAGAATAAAAAAGTTAAAAATTCAAAATCTTCTCATACCCATCCTGACTTTATATTCAATCCTGCCGGCATTTTTCAATTTTACACTAAATAGCAGATACAAGAACTTCATCCCGCGTGATTATGGTTATAATCTATTGATTTCCTGTGCACCAAATGCCATTATATTCACCAATGGTGATAACGATACATTCCCATTATGGTTTGTTCAGGAAGTTTTGGGAGTTAGAAGAGATGTGATTGTGGCAAATCTTTCTCTTATCAATACCGACTGGTATATCAGACATTTGAAATACTGGGGAGTGCCAATAAGCTTTGATAATACAACCATAAAAAAAATTTGTGAACAGGGGTATTTTGTGTCGGAAGATAGAAAAATTATGTTTGTGAAAGATATTATGATAAGAGATATTCTTGCTATGAATGCGGGTAAAATGCTTAATCCGCAGGATTATTTTGTAAAAGCAGAGAGTTTTGCAGAGAAGGTCTTAAAAAATTATCAAGGCAAAAGGCCAATTTATTTTTCGTCTACAGTTGATTATGAAAATTACACGGGTTTTGAACCATATCTCAAGATTGAAGGCATTGTCTACCGCGTCACTGGCGATAGTATTCCTTTTCCGAGGAATATGAATATTGATAGGACTAAGGAATTATTTTACCAAACCTATCGTTATACGGGATTCTTTTCACCGCAAAAGTATGAAGCACTGGCAAAGATTCTCTATGATTTTGAAAAGAGGAAGAATGAGGGAGAATTTTTTGGATATGAAGCAATAAAGGATCAGAACACTGTGAATCTATATTACAATTATGCAATTGCCTTGATCTATTTAGGATTTCTACTCAGGGATTACAATAATTTTGATGGCGCATTAAACGCCTGGCGTTTTGGCTTATTATTTGAATCTCTGGGAAAGGAATCATGGAAATTGTATTTTAACCTTGGAATGTTATTTAATCAATTAAACCAGACCGATTCAGCAGATTATTATTTCAGTCGTATTGATAAAAAAGAATCTCAGATATTTGCTCAGATTGGCGAATCATTCAGACAGAATCGTGATTATCACCGGGCAATAAAATATTTCAAAGAGGCATTGCGAATAAATGCACGCAACCCATCCGCATATAATGGGCTGATTGATACTTATCTTGACCTCAATGACACCGATTCTGCTATAAAATTGCTTGAAGAATGGCTGAGATTTAACCCGGATGATACTGGTGCACGGAGGCTTTTAAATACCCTTAAAAATCCTCAGTAA
- a CDS encoding HIT domain-containing protein — MERLWAPWRMEYIRNPNKECFLCAALKSKNLEQVFIIEKIEFGFTIMNRYPYNNGHLLIAPVRHIGQIELLNDEEIIAIHRLLSRAIMAMNQAFHPEGFNIGINQGRVAGAGLVDHLHYHLVPRWLGDTNFMPVISDTKVLSEALNRTYIQIKEALKKLDSL; from the coding sequence ATGGAAAGACTCTGGGCACCCTGGAGAATGGAGTATATCAGAAACCCCAATAAAGAATGTTTTTTGTGTGCCGCATTAAAAAGTAAAAATTTAGAACAGGTTTTCATAATTGAAAAAATAGAATTTGGTTTTACGATTATGAATCGCTATCCATATAATAATGGACATTTGTTGATTGCACCAGTTCGACATATCGGACAGATTGAGTTACTCAATGATGAAGAAATCATAGCAATCCATAGGCTGCTCTCCCGTGCAATAATGGCGATGAATCAGGCATTCCATCCTGAAGGATTTAATATAGGAATAAACCAGGGGCGGGTTGCGGGTGCCGGGCTTGTTGACCATTTGCATTATCACCTTGTGCCAAGGTGGCTGGGTGACACAAACTTTATGCCGGTCATAAGTGATACAAAGGTTCTTTCTGAGGCACTGAATAGGACATATATACAAATTAAAGAGGCACTTAAGAAACTGGACAGCCTATAA
- a CDS encoding tRNA 4-thiouridine(8) synthase ThiI: MPKAVVLISGGLDSILALELVKDWGITCYPLHLTHQFLPSKTLPKIPKLKTIDITEELIEIIRAPKYGFGENLNPCVDCRILMLKKAKEYMKEIKADFIVTGEVLDQRPFSQRMEMLNLVVKKAELEGLVVRPLSGGLLPETIPEKKGWIKREKLLKIKGRSRRESLALAQEMNITEFQTPSGGCLLTDPGFSRRVADLMRYQEKIKPDDIALLKIGRHFRLSPEAKLIVGREKEENEKLEKFISLADFLFYVPDTGSPIGLLIGDKEFLKLSAQVVARYSDKKSEPQVEVWYKEGRKTGKIKVAPIKDEDLNKYRIG; the protein is encoded by the coding sequence ATGCCAAAGGCGGTTGTATTGATTTCCGGAGGGCTTGATTCAATCCTTGCCCTTGAACTCGTCAAGGATTGGGGTATAACTTGTTATCCGCTCCATCTCACCCATCAATTTCTTCCATCAAAGACTCTGCCGAAAATTCCTAAATTAAAGACAATTGATATTACTGAAGAATTGATTGAAATAATAAGAGCACCAAAATACGGTTTTGGCGAAAATCTAAATCCCTGTGTTGATTGCAGAATATTGATGCTCAAAAAGGCAAAGGAGTATATGAAAGAAATCAAGGCAGATTTTATAGTCACAGGTGAAGTTCTTGACCAGAGACCTTTTTCGCAGAGGATGGAGATGCTCAATCTTGTAGTAAAAAAGGCAGAACTTGAGGGATTGGTGGTAAGACCATTGAGTGGTGGTTTATTACCGGAGACGATACCGGAAAAGAAGGGGTGGATAAAGAGAGAGAAATTATTAAAGATAAAAGGCAGATCAAGAAGGGAATCCCTTGCCCTGGCACAGGAAATGAATATTACAGAATTTCAAACCCCCAGTGGCGGGTGTTTGCTCACGGACCCGGGCTTCTCGCGTAGAGTGGCGGATTTGATGAGATACCAGGAAAAGATAAAACCAGACGATATCGCTTTGTTAAAGATTGGTCGGCATTTTAGATTGTCTCCTGAGGCAAAACTTATCGTAGGAAGGGAAAAAGAAGAGAACGAAAAACTTGAAAAATTTATTTCCCTTGCTGATTTTCTATTTTATGTTCCAGATACCGGAAGTCCAATTGGATTACTTATTGGAGATAAAGAATTTCTGAAACTTTCTGCCCAGGTTGTCGCACGATATAGTGATAAAAAATCCGAACCACAGGTTGAGGTCTGGTATAAAGAAGGTAGAAAGACCGGTAAGATAAAAGTTGCCCCAATAAAAGATGAAGACTTAAACAAATACCGGATTGGATAA
- a CDS encoding DUF2723 domain-containing protein yields the protein MNYDKLEKILLFIILVFAGVVYLYTVAPTVSFWDCGEFIASSYTLAIPHPPGTPFYVILGRVWLMLIGLFAAILPISKEVAWHMNLIAITFTLLSVVLFYKILLKIFKLWSKEENRLNQILVAFGTTLLVSFFYTIWENAVETEVYAASTFVFLLVNYIVILWYEGVKKGEPENKYILLAFYLIFLSTGIHLTPFLIFIPLYGFIFIVNRRYLKNWLLILLGLFQIFFFLLLFIVPENLYTLLVIILGIILLIAVILPLNNPQKYSHWRFFWSGVALVIVGISTELYLPIRSKKITELYKDKTVQERYLKGENIAPRINECEPGASFKAFDDALHRRQYGPQYLLPRKTQEKTGYSVIEGYFWQFALFIRYLSWQIAPESVNRFLRALLLTIFYAAGIWGIFELFKREKKLFIFMMLIMFMLSFAMIGYLNLRFSPSDSNPKHQEREVRERDYFFHTTYVYFGLLVGLGFYAFVEWIKKESKNNRFANIGAYSGIIVFGIIPLFTNFTLNNRYGNFIPKDYGINMLISCDKDGVIFTNGDNDTFPLWFAQEVLGVRRDVIVANLSLINTDWYIRHLKYWGAPISFSENIINRLTPQMTSDRRIIYVKDIMIRHIIATNSGIDLKDRDYFIPLDEFARKYMKEYKGKRPIYFASTVSPDNYKGLDPYLKLEGLVNRVTGDSMEIPYNVDIEKTKDFFYRQFRYTGLFKPEHYPFLSKILVDFENRKAKGEFPAYYVVRDENSERLYGNYAAGLFSLGLALQANGEIEGAINAWRFALAFDAGQQFPFIYNLGLLYAQIGMLDSADAMFSQIKTKDPHNLMRLGMVYRSMGRYDKAIEYFQEIVTSQPRNAQGYMALLATYLDMHDTASAKKIIRQWLMINPSDTSALNMLKELGG from the coding sequence ATGAATTACGATAAACTTGAGAAGATTCTTCTTTTTATTATTTTAGTTTTTGCTGGTGTTGTTTATTTATATACCGTTGCCCCTACGGTCTCTTTCTGGGATTGCGGCGAATTTATTGCTTCATCATATACTTTGGCAATACCCCATCCACCAGGCACGCCCTTTTATGTGATATTGGGCAGGGTCTGGTTGATGTTAATAGGTTTATTTGCTGCGATTCTTCCAATATCTAAAGAGGTCGCCTGGCATATGAATTTGATTGCAATAACCTTTACCCTTTTATCCGTGGTGCTATTTTATAAAATTTTGTTGAAGATTTTCAAATTATGGTCAAAGGAAGAGAACCGCTTAAATCAGATTTTGGTCGCATTTGGTACAACGCTTTTGGTGAGTTTTTTTTATACCATATGGGAGAATGCCGTAGAAACCGAAGTCTATGCTGCATCAACTTTTGTATTTCTGCTTGTGAATTATATTGTTATACTCTGGTATGAAGGTGTAAAGAAAGGAGAACCTGAAAATAAATATATTTTACTTGCCTTTTATCTCATATTCTTATCCACCGGAATACATTTAACACCATTTCTGATTTTTATTCCCTTATACGGTTTTATTTTTATTGTGAATAGAAGATATTTAAAGAACTGGCTATTAATATTGCTCGGTTTATTCCAGATTTTTTTCTTTCTTTTGTTATTCATTGTTCCAGAAAATCTTTACACCCTCTTGGTTATTATTCTTGGAATAATTCTACTGATTGCAGTTATTCTTCCTTTGAATAATCCCCAAAAATATTCCCACTGGCGCTTTTTCTGGTCTGGTGTTGCCCTTGTAATCGTGGGTATTTCAACGGAGTTATATTTACCGATAAGGTCAAAGAAGATTACTGAATTATATAAAGATAAAACGGTACAGGAAAGATATCTCAAAGGTGAAAATATTGCCCCGAGGATAAATGAATGTGAACCGGGTGCAAGTTTTAAGGCCTTTGATGATGCCCTGCATAGACGGCAATATGGACCACAATATCTTTTGCCGCGCAAGACTCAGGAAAAGACAGGCTATAGTGTTATAGAAGGATATTTCTGGCAATTTGCGTTATTCATAAGATATCTATCCTGGCAGATTGCACCGGAGAGTGTTAATAGATTTTTGCGTGCGCTTTTACTCACGATTTTCTACGCTGCAGGAATATGGGGTATATTTGAACTTTTTAAAAGAGAGAAAAAATTATTCATTTTTATGATGCTCATTATGTTTATGCTCTCATTCGCGATGATTGGTTATTTGAATTTGAGATTTTCACCTTCCGATTCAAACCCCAAACATCAGGAAAGAGAAGTAAGGGAGCGTGATTATTTCTTTCATACTACCTATGTTTATTTTGGTTTACTTGTAGGGCTCGGTTTTTATGCATTTGTAGAATGGATAAAGAAAGAAAGTAAAAATAATAGATTCGCCAATATTGGTGCGTATTCCGGCATAATTGTCTTTGGTATTATACCACTTTTTACAAATTTCACTTTAAACAATCGCTACGGCAATTTTATTCCTAAGGATTACGGAATAAATATGTTAATCTCCTGTGATAAAGATGGAGTTATCTTTACCAATGGTGATAATGATACATTTCCATTATGGTTTGCCCAGGAAGTCCTGGGGGTGAGGAGGGATGTTATCGTCGCAAATCTCTCCCTTATTAATACCGATTGGTATATAAGGCATTTAAAATACTGGGGTGCTCCGATTTCATTCAGTGAGAATATAATAAATAGATTAACCCCGCAAATGACATCTGACAGACGAATAATATATGTGAAGGATATAATGATCAGACATATAATTGCTACAAATTCAGGGATTGATTTGAAAGATAGGGATTATTTTATTCCGCTTGATGAATTTGCGAGAAAATATATGAAAGAATACAAAGGGAAACGACCTATTTATTTTGCCTCAACTGTATCACCGGATAATTACAAAGGTCTTGACCCTTATTTAAAACTTGAAGGACTTGTCAACCGAGTAACCGGGGATAGTATGGAGATTCCCTACAATGTTGATATAGAAAAGACAAAAGATTTCTTTTATAGACAGTTCCGTTATACAGGATTATTCAAACCTGAGCACTATCCATTTTTATCAAAGATCCTTGTTGATTTTGAAAACAGAAAGGCAAAAGGCGAATTTCCTGCTTATTATGTTGTCAGAGATGAAAATTCAGAACGGCTTTATGGAAATTATGCAGCCGGGTTATTCAGCTTGGGGCTTGCACTGCAGGCAAATGGAGAAATTGAAGGTGCGATCAACGCCTGGCGTTTTGCACTGGCATTTGATGCAGGTCAACAATTTCCTTTTATCTACAACCTTGGACTTCTTTATGCCCAGATCGGAATGCTTGATTCTGCGGATGCTATGTTTTCACAGATAAAGACAAAAGATCCACATAATCTAATGAGGCTCGGTATGGTTTATCGTTCAATGGGAAGGTATGATAAGGCAATTGAATATTTCCAGGAGATTGTCACCTCACAGCCGCGAAACGCCCAGGGCTATATGGCACTTTTAGCAACATATCTGGATATGCATGATACAGCATCAGCGAAAAAGATAATAAGGCAGTGGTTGATGATAAATCCTTCTGATACCAGTGCCTTAAATATGTTGAAGGAATTAGGAGGGTAA
- a CDS encoding class I SAM-dependent methyltransferase, with protein sequence MEYARNLWDRFWSQKQPEAIYPPVTDIVQELVHFINPENKIILEPGAGTGRDGIRLARFGANVFLLDYSEKSLQLAKNYLKNGESRVQMIMADALNTPFKNETFDVVFHQGLLEHFKNPSPLIKENYRILKKDGLLIVDVPQTFHIYTLIKNILILLKLWFAGWERQFTIGSLGNLLKSHNLEPIHYYGDWSRPGIIYKIVREILLRLKINLPMYPNYFGRLTKKFYEIQNSLKKKKIFLYTVLSIGIIARKK encoded by the coding sequence ATGGAATATGCACGCAATCTATGGGACCGCTTCTGGTCCCAGAAACAACCTGAAGCAATATATCCCCCCGTCACGGATATTGTTCAGGAATTGGTTCATTTCATTAACCCTGAAAATAAAATTATCCTTGAACCCGGGGCTGGAACCGGCAGGGATGGAATCCGATTGGCAAGATTTGGGGCAAATGTCTTTTTACTCGATTATTCAGAAAAAAGTTTACAACTGGCAAAGAATTATTTAAAAAATGGAGAATCACGTGTTCAAATGATTATGGCAGACGCACTAAATACACCGTTTAAAAACGAAACTTTTGATGTGGTATTTCACCAGGGGCTTCTTGAACATTTTAAGAATCCATCACCATTAATTAAAGAGAATTATAGAATTCTAAAAAAAGATGGGTTATTGATCGTCGATGTTCCACAAACCTTTCATATTTACACATTGATAAAAAATATTCTTATACTATTAAAATTATGGTTTGCCGGCTGGGAAAGACAATTCACGATTGGTTCGCTTGGTAATTTATTAAAAAGCCATAATTTAGAACCGATACATTACTATGGGGATTGGTCAAGACCAGGGATAATTTATAAAATCGTAAGGGAAATTCTTTTGCGTCTAAAAATCAATCTACCAATGTATCCTAACTATTTTGGACGGCTCACTAAAAAATTTTATGAAATCCAGAATTCACTAAAAAAGAAAAAAATTTTTCTTTATACCGTTCTCTCTATTGGCATTATCGCACGTAAGAAATAA
- a CDS encoding acyl-CoA dehydrogenase family protein, with amino-acid sequence MELSKETLLLQNEIRKFAKEVISEKVDEFDKQNIFPLENIKKLGEMGILGSTISESYGGCALDTVSLIVTLEEISKICPSTALILLTHNILFSYPIEKFGTEEQKKKYLLSAATGEIIGGFVEIMTNELKILREGDYYLITGKNQLLLNGTANGPFILIFESDGKIESVIVDETVKGVVRNKKDNIIGMHAGGITEVVFENSKISLNNRLGKDGDGKFILEEIRAFANLCFSAINLGIAEGSMENAIKYAKERVQFGEPIINFGMVREMIADMITKIEAVRNLVYDSAYIRDNNKDFSRAAAISRYFSNQTVAEVTTNAIQVYGGYGYMKDYPVERYFRDAQVSRVLCCSNIDLKELIVSKTV; translated from the coding sequence ATGGAATTGAGTAAAGAGACTTTATTGCTACAGAATGAAATCAGAAAGTTTGCCAAGGAAGTAATATCAGAAAAGGTAGATGAGTTTGATAAACAGAATATATTCCCGCTGGAAAATATCAAAAAACTTGGTGAAATGGGTATTCTTGGTTCTACAATTTCTGAGTCTTATGGTGGTTGTGCATTGGACACCGTTTCTTTGATTGTAACCCTTGAAGAGATAAGCAAAATCTGCCCATCAACCGCTTTGATACTACTTACACACAATATTCTATTTTCATATCCCATAGAAAAATTTGGAACTGAAGAACAGAAAAAGAAATATCTGCTGTCTGCTGCAACAGGAGAAATCATTGGTGGTTTTGTAGAAATTATGACCAATGAACTGAAAATCCTCAGAGAAGGTGATTATTATCTAATTACAGGCAAAAATCAACTCTTGTTGAATGGGACTGCCAACGGTCCCTTTATACTCATTTTTGAGTCAGACGGCAAGATTGAGAGTGTTATAGTTGATGAAACGGTCAAAGGTGTAGTCAGAAATAAAAAAGACAATATCATTGGAATGCATGCAGGCGGTATAACTGAGGTTGTTTTTGAAAATTCTAAGATTTCTTTAAACAATCGCCTTGGTAAAGATGGTGATGGCAAATTTATTCTTGAAGAAATAAGGGCTTTTGCCAATCTATGTTTTTCGGCGATAAATTTAGGGATTGCGGAAGGAAGTATGGAGAATGCAATAAAGTATGCAAAAGAAAGGGTTCAGTTTGGTGAGCCGATCATTAACTTTGGTATGGTAAGGGAAATGATTGCGGATATGATAACAAAGATTGAGGCGGTTAGAAATCTTGTATATGACTCTGCTTACATCAGAGATAACAATAAAGATTTCTCGCGTGCCGCTGCGATTTCCAGATATTTTAGTAATCAGACAGTTGCGGAGGTCACAACGAATGCAATCCAGGTCTATGGTGGTTATGGTTATATGAAGGATTATCCGGTTGAACGATATTTCCGCGATGCCCAGGTCTCAAGGGTGCTTTGCTGCTCAAATATTGATTTAAAAGAATTGATCGTATCAAAGACGGTTTAG